TATACCTATAGAGTGGAATATCCAATTCCATTGCAGCTGCCCTTGCGACAGCAAGGCTAACTGCCAGAATTGCATTGGCACCTAATTTTGATTTGTTTTCTGTGCCATCAAGTTCAAGCATTATTCTATCTATTTCAACCTGATTTAATGCATCTTCACCAATTAATGCATCTGCTATTGTTTCATTTATATTTTCTACAGCTTTTAGAACACCTTTTCCATGAAATCTGTTTTTATCACCATCCCTTAATTCAACTGCTTCAGTTTCACCTGTGGAAGCACCGCTTGGAACCATAGCCCTGGCAACAACTCCGCTTTCAAGGACAACTTCTGCTTCTACTGTTGGATTTCCTCTACTGTCTAAAACTTCTCTCCCGTGAATATCAACAATTATAGACATTTATACAACCTCCTTAGTTTTATAGTCTATGGTATGCTGCTATTGCTGCTGCAATCACTGTGGCAAGGTCTTCAGGGTCACCTTCTTCAGGTTTAAGTTTGAATTTAGGTAGTTTTTTATCTATATATCCTGTATCAAATTTTCCTGCCAAGAAATCTTTATCTCTGACTATCTGTCTTAGCAAAGGCAGATTTGTTGGAACTCCTCTAACCTGAAATTCATCAAGGGCTCTCTTTGCTCTGTTTACTGTCTGTTCCCAATTTAAAGCCCATACTGTAAGTTTAGCAATCATAGAGTCATAATATGGTGGAATTATATAATCTTTGTAAACTGCTGCATCAATTCTAACACCGGGACCGCCAGGAGAATAGTAAGAAGTAATTCTTCCTGGAGAAGGTGCAAAATTCTTGTTAGGGTCTTCTGCATTTATTCTAAATTCTATTGCGTATCCCCTGAACTTAATGTCTTCCTGCAGGAATGGTAATTTCTCTCCTTCTGCAATTTTTATCATTCTTTGAACCAGGTCAACACCTGTGATTGTTTCTGTAACTGTATGTTCAACCTGTAGCCTTGTGTTCATTTCTATAAAGTAAAAATTATCTTCTTCGTCAACAAGAAATTCCAAAGTTCCTACACTTTCATATCCCAGTTTGAACATTGATTTAACGGCTACTCTGTATAGCTCTCTTCTTACCTCTTCATTTAAACGTGGGGATGGAGCTATTTCAACAACTTTTTGGTGTCTTCTCTGGATAGAACAATCCCTTTCCCCAAGATGAATAACATTTCCGTATTTATCTGCCATTATTTGAACTTCTATATGTCTTGGATTTTTAACATATTTTTCTATGAAGACATCACCTTTTCCGAAAAACTTTTCTGCTTCGCTGGTGGCAGATTTGAACAACTCCTCAAAATCTTCTTCTTTTTCAACAATTCTCATACCTCTACCGCCGCCACCGTAAGCAGCTTTGATAATGACAGGGAATCCTATCTCTTTTGCAACTTTTTTGGCTTCATTAAGGTCTGTGATAGGTTCATCTGTTCCCGGTAAAACAGGAACACCAACTTCACGCATTGCGATTTTTGATTTTATTTTGTCTCCAAAAAGCTCTATATGTTCAGGCTTAGGACCAATAAAGATTATGTTCCTTTTCTCACAATACCTTGCAAAATCTGCATTTTCAGATAGAAATCCATAACCGGGATGTATAGCATCACACCTTGTTTGTCTCGCAAGATCGACAATTTTGTAAAAGTTCAGATATGCTTTTAGAGGGTCGCCGGGTATCATATAGGCTTCATCTGCCTTTTTAACCCAGATACCGTTATGGTCAGCTTCCGAATATATAGCAACAGTTCTTATCCCAAGCTCTTTACATGCCCTGATTATACGGGTTGCAACTTCACCTCTGTTTGCAACCAGTACTTTTTTTATTTTTTTCTTTCTCATAATTGACTCCTAATCAATAACAATTGTTTCCTGATTTTCTATAAATGCTTCATGTAAAGCCCTTACTGCAAGTTCTGCATATTTTTCATCTATCAGGCAGGATATTTTGATTTCTGAAGTTGAGATTGCATAAATATTAATTCCTTCCCTATATAGAACTTCAAACATCTTTCCTGCAGTTCCTGCATGGGTTTTCATTCCTAAACCAACCACAGATATTTTTGCTATTCTGTCGTTTCTTTCTACTCCTGCTGCACCTACTTCTTCAGCGACTTCTTTCGCTATTTCCTCTGCAAAATCAGCATCAGTTTTATTCACTGTAAAAGATATATCTGTGTATCCTTCATGGGATACATTCTGGACGATCATATCAACTACTATATTGTTATCTCCCAGTGCTTTGAACAGCTTTGCAGCAATACCCGGTTTATCTGGAACTTTAACAACTGTTATTTTGGACTCTTTTAATTCATGACTTATTCCTCTAACTGCTACCCTTTCCATTTCTTCATTTTCCTCCACAATCCATGTTCCATCCTCATCAACAAATGAGGACTTCACGTGTATTTTAACGCCATATTTGGCGGCAAATTCTACAGACCTGATTTGCATAACTTTAGAACCTAATGAGGCCATTTCCATCATTTCTTCATAAGAAATCACAGGAATTTTCCTTGCATTCTCAACAATTCTCGGGTCTGCTGTAAATACCCCTGTAACATCTGTGTATATCTCACATACATCTGCTTTTAAAGCAGCAGCCAGTGCAACTGCCGTTGTATCTGAGCCTCCTCTACCGAGGGTTGTTATATCTCCATACTCATCAATTCCTTGAAAACCTGCAACAATAACAACTCTTCCTTTATCAAGCTCTGCATGTATTCTGTTTGTGTCTATCCTTCTAATTCTTGCTTTTGTATGGGCATCATCTGTAATAATAGGCACCTGCCATCCTGTCAGGCTTATGGCATCTATCCCAAGCTCTTTTAATGCTATTGCGAGAAGACCAATAGCAACCTGTTCCCCTGTGGAAACAACCATATCCTGTTCCCTTGGGTCAGGTCTGGAGGAAAGTTCCCTTGTAAGCCCAAGTAATCTGTCTGTTTCCCCTGACATTGCAGAAGAAACAACAACTACCTTATTACCTGCATCAACTGCTCTTTTTACTTTATTTGCAACATTTTTAATTCTTTCTATACTTCCTACAGAAGTTCCGCCGTATTTCTGGACTATTAAAGGCAATTAGACCTTCCTCCTTATCAGTAAATAAAATTAAATTTTTCCACTCTAATTATACCATTTAGGGCATTGGTAACGAATATATAGTCTGCTTTTTTCAGGTCATCAAGATAAAATCTTCCTTCAACTACTGTCCAGCCATCCTTTTTTGCTTCATTAATCACAGCTTCTCTTGTAATACCTGGCAAAATTCCACAATCAAGCGATGGGGTGTATAAAAATCTTCCTTTGATCCAGAATATATTTGCAGATGATGTTTCTGTAATTTCATCATTTTCATTTAAGAAAACAACATCATCAAACCCATTTTCCCTTGCATATCTTTTTCCTAATACATTTCTCATATAGTTTGTGGATTTTATTTTCAGTAGTGGGTCTGAACTGTGAACCTTAAACGGTGCAAGAGTAAGAGATATTTTTTCTTTTTGCATAGGTTTAAATGGTCTTACAATAACAAGTAGTTTACTTGCAACAGGTAATACCGAAAATTCAGAATTTCCTTCTGAAACAAGTATTGTCTTTACATACAAATCATTTCCTTCTGCTTGTTTGATTGTTTCCTCAATGTAGTAAATATAATCTTCCTCTGTTATAGAAGGAATTCCAAGTGTTTTTGCTCCTTTTATGAGCCTTTGATAATGTTTTTTAATAAACTTTGGTAATCCATTGTTATACCGGAATGTTTCAAAAACACCTTCCCCATACATAAGGGTTCTGTTGAAATTTTCTACGGAAGTTTCCCTTCCGTTAAGTGTAATAATTTCGCTCATCTTTCCCACCTCTTGTATATTAGATATCTTTTTT
The Persephonella sp. DNA segment above includes these coding regions:
- a CDS encoding aspartate kinase; the encoded protein is MPLIVQKYGGTSVGSIERIKNVANKVKRAVDAGNKVVVVSSAMSGETDRLLGLTRELSSRPDPREQDMVVSTGEQVAIGLLAIALKELGIDAISLTGWQVPIITDDAHTKARIRRIDTNRIHAELDKGRVVIVAGFQGIDEYGDITTLGRGGSDTTAVALAAALKADVCEIYTDVTGVFTADPRIVENARKIPVISYEEMMEMASLGSKVMQIRSVEFAAKYGVKIHVKSSFVDEDGTWIVEENEEMERVAVRGISHELKESKITVVKVPDKPGIAAKLFKALGDNNIVVDMIVQNVSHEGYTDISFTVNKTDADFAEEIAKEVAEEVGAAGVERNDRIAKISVVGLGMKTHAGTAGKMFEVLYREGINIYAISTSEIKISCLIDEKYAELAVRALHEAFIENQETIVID
- a CDS encoding aminotransferase class IV translates to MSEIITLNGRETSVENFNRTLMYGEGVFETFRYNNGLPKFIKKHYQRLIKGAKTLGIPSITEEDYIYYIEETIKQAEGNDLYVKTILVSEGNSEFSVLPVASKLLVIVRPFKPMQKEKISLTLAPFKVHSSDPLLKIKSTNYMRNVLGKRYARENGFDDVVFLNENDEITETSSANIFWIKGRFLYTPSLDCGILPGITREAVINEAKKDGWTVVEGRFYLDDLKKADYIFVTNALNGIIRVEKFNFIY
- the accC gene encoding acetyl-CoA carboxylase biotin carboxylase subunit, translating into MRKKKIKKVLVANRGEVATRIIRACKELGIRTVAIYSEADHNGIWVKKADEAYMIPGDPLKAYLNFYKIVDLARQTRCDAIHPGYGFLSENADFARYCEKRNIIFIGPKPEHIELFGDKIKSKIAMREVGVPVLPGTDEPITDLNEAKKVAKEIGFPVIIKAAYGGGGRGMRIVEKEEDFEELFKSATSEAEKFFGKGDVFIEKYVKNPRHIEVQIMADKYGNVIHLGERDCSIQRRHQKVVEIAPSPRLNEEVRRELYRVAVKSMFKLGYESVGTLEFLVDEEDNFYFIEMNTRLQVEHTVTETITGVDLVQRMIKIAEGEKLPFLQEDIKFRGYAIEFRINAEDPNKNFAPSPGRITSYYSPGGPGVRIDAAVYKDYIIPPYYDSMIAKLTVWALNWEQTVNRAKRALDEFQVRGVPTNLPLLRQIVRDKDFLAGKFDTGYIDKKLPKFKLKPEEGDPEDLATVIAAAIAAYHRL